In the Syntrophorhabdaceae bacterium genome, ATTGTGCCTGCTTTTCTTTTTACATTTTTTGCATATCCCGTAGAAATCCACATGGTTTCCTATGATATAAAAGCCGCATTTTTCCTTTTCAGAGAGGTCTAAAGAGAAGTTGCTATGCACATCTATGATCTCTTTACAGTTAATGCATATAAGATGGTGATGAGGTTCGGGGTTGGGGTCGAAACGTTTTTTACCGGGGTCGATGGCGAGTTCGATGACCGTGCCTTTCGTTTTCAATGTCTCCATGGTATTGTAGACTGTGGCAAGAGACATGGTGGGGAACTTATCCGAGACCGCCTTATAAACATCAGCCGCTGACGGGTGAGCCGTATTGCCATCAAGATATTCAAGGATTGCCATCCTCTGTGGGGTCATCTTCATATCCTTCTCACCGTCAACCTTTGGTTATTGTCCATTTATAATAGTTCCTAATTTAGAATTATTATAATCTGATAAACCTTTTTGTCAAGTCCATTTTTTAATTTTTATGCATACTTGAACAGTTACGTGTGTAAGGAATAAAATGTGGATTATTTTATCGGGGCGATGACGAAGATAAAGGGGTCCCAGAGCATATGGGATATGAGGACCGGTACGAGGCTCCCCGTATACCAGTAGAGTCCGCTCCAGTACACCCCGCAGATAAGGGCGGCGAGTATCAGAACAGGGTTCCCCGTGGACAGGTGCATCCCCGTGTAGAGGACTACCGTCAGAAGGAATGCAGCGCCCTTACCCCACCGCATCTGGAAAAATCTCTGTATAAAGCCCCGCCAGTATATCTCCTCTCCGAAACCAATAGGAAAGAAAAGCAGGATGGCAATAATGTATTGAGGCAATTCGGCGCGGCTCGCGTATATAGCGTTAAGGTTCTCTGCCCTCCGCGGCAGCATGCCCGTATATGTGCCTGCAAGGATCAGTATCTCATGGCCCAGCCAGAAGATCCCATAGAGCGCCATAGCAGCGAGGATACCGATACTGATATTCCGAAGGCTCCAATCCCCCCTATGCCAGGGAATTTTTCCGGAGGCAAAGGAGATAATGCTCAGGAAGAGAGTGTTGAAGGTCATCATGAACCAGAAGTTGAAAGGCCTGATGATGAATGTTGTGTACCAGAGGAAAAAGGCGAGTAGGACGCTGAATACAACGACCCACCAGTTGCGTCTGTTGATTAATGTCATAAAGCTACTGTATCAGGTACTGTGCGAGGAGTGAGAGCAGGAGGAGCCCTCCGAACGCCGAGTGAAGTTGCGCGGTGGCGGCATCGATCATCATGAACTGCTGCTCCGGCTGTTTCTCTTTTGCGTGGACTATCCTGATGAGCTTTATCGCCAGTGGAAGCGAGAGAAGTGTCGCAAGGGAGATCAGGGGAAGCTGGCCCGCAAGGATGAGGACGATGACCGAGAGGTATGAACTGAGGACGAGACCGTAGTACATGAATTTTGCGTTCCTCTCGCCGATGAGGATCGCGACGGTTTTGACATTGACCACAGAATCATTTTTGATATCCCTCAAGTTGTTACTGTGTAGAACGGCGTCCACCAAAAAGGCAAAAGGGATGGCGTACAGGATAGGTCCCCAGGAAAAATGCTGGATCTGCACATAGTATGTGCCGAGGGTCATGGCTG is a window encoding:
- a CDS encoding transcriptional repressor, with the protein product MKMTPQRMAILEYLDGNTAHPSAADVYKAVSDKFPTMSLATVYNTMETLKTKGTVIELAIDPGKKRFDPNPEPHHHLICINCKEIIDVHSNFSLDLSEKEKCGFYIIGNHVDFYGICKKCKKKSRHN
- a CDS encoding type II CAAX endopeptidase family protein — translated: MTLINRRNWWVVVFSVLLAFFLWYTTFIIRPFNFWFMMTFNTLFLSIISFASGKIPWHRGDWSLRNISIGILAAMALYGIFWLGHEILILAGTYTGMLPRRAENLNAIYASRAELPQYIIAILLFFPIGFGEEIYWRGFIQRFFQMRWGKGAAFLLTVVLYTGMHLSTGNPVLILAALICGVYWSGLYWYTGSLVPVLISHMLWDPFIFVIAPIK